In Sulfitobacter sp. W027, a single window of DNA contains:
- a CDS encoding TrgA family protein, with protein sequence MPTGARLMAAISLAVLAFILSGMVVPLMPESTDFGYFLPLNMVLGLLVGWRVMGRRAGRGTTAAINNGLAGVFVLMLWAIFLQAANEMVRLALRNRYDDPFEAIVAIFQIGAEFGVMIATVPMGVALVVGAVISGLLTEFAHNRWS encoded by the coding sequence ATGCCGACTGGTGCACGACTTATGGCAGCGATCTCGCTCGCGGTGCTGGCCTTTATCCTGTCGGGAATGGTCGTGCCCTTAATGCCGGAAAGCACAGATTTCGGGTACTTCCTGCCGCTCAACATGGTTCTGGGCCTTCTGGTCGGCTGGCGTGTGATGGGCAGGCGGGCCGGGCGGGGAACTACGGCGGCGATCAACAACGGTCTGGCCGGAGTCTTTGTGCTGATGCTCTGGGCAATTTTCTTGCAGGCTGCGAATGAGATGGTCCGTCTCGCCTTGCGCAATCGCTATGATGATCCCTTTGAGGCCATCGTCGCCATTTTCCAGATTGGGGCTGAGTTCGGCGTGATGATTGCCACTGTACCCATGGGCGTAGCGCTTGTAGTGGGTGCCGTGATCTCTGGTCTGCTGACCGAATTTGCCCATAATCGGTGGTCCTAA
- a CDS encoding cyclopropane-fatty-acyl-phospholipid synthase family protein yields MKLTTTEGQKGLPRYFPQVFAMAQAMQHGRVDFVLPDGRAFRAEGAKPGPVAEVHIHNDDLFARLIREGDLGFCDAYLDEWWSTPDLQAFMDLVHAGNETVYDGFPGQGLLRQFEKFRFWLQRNNRKQAKRNISYHYDLGNAFYGLWLDETMTYSSAIFEGDAQQSLEAAQLAKYKSMVDQMGVQPGDHVLEIGCGWGGFAEYAAAERGLKVTALTISQEQFNYAQDRIAKAGLSDRVTFKLQDYRDETESYDGIASIEMFEAVGEKYWPVYFDTLHQRLKPGRAATLQIITVADRRWEVYKRGVDFIQKYIFPGGMLPSPTVLRQQVERAGLVVDRSIEFGKSYDITLRRWHETFNAKWDQITALGFDERFRRMWNFYLTSCAATFDSGNCDVTQITVRRPV; encoded by the coding sequence ATGAAGCTGACGACAACAGAGGGGCAGAAGGGTCTGCCGCGCTATTTTCCGCAGGTCTTTGCCATGGCGCAGGCGATGCAGCATGGGCGGGTCGACTTCGTCTTGCCCGATGGCCGCGCGTTCCGGGCCGAAGGCGCGAAACCCGGCCCGGTGGCCGAGGTGCATATTCACAACGATGACCTCTTTGCCCGGTTGATCCGCGAAGGCGATCTGGGTTTTTGCGACGCATATCTCGATGAATGGTGGTCTACGCCGGACCTCCAAGCCTTCATGGATTTGGTGCATGCGGGGAATGAGACGGTCTATGACGGTTTCCCCGGCCAAGGGCTGCTGCGCCAGTTCGAGAAGTTCCGTTTCTGGTTACAACGCAACAACCGCAAACAGGCCAAGCGCAACATCAGCTATCACTATGACTTGGGTAACGCCTTCTACGGTCTCTGGCTGGATGAGACTATGACCTATTCCTCAGCCATTTTCGAGGGCGACGCGCAGCAATCCTTGGAGGCGGCGCAATTGGCAAAATACAAATCCATGGTCGACCAAATGGGCGTGCAGCCCGGCGATCATGTGCTTGAGATCGGCTGTGGTTGGGGCGGTTTCGCAGAATATGCCGCCGCCGAGCGTGGGTTGAAGGTGACGGCGCTGACCATCAGCCAAGAGCAGTTCAACTACGCGCAAGACCGCATCGCCAAGGCGGGCCTGTCGGACCGCGTGACCTTCAAACTGCAAGACTACCGCGACGAGACCGAGAGCTATGATGGCATTGCCAGCATCGAGATGTTTGAGGCGGTGGGCGAGAAATACTGGCCGGTCTATTTCGACACGCTCCACCAGCGGCTGAAGCCGGGCCGAGCGGCGACTTTGCAGATCATCACCGTCGCCGACCGCCGGTGGGAGGTCTATAAACGCGGCGTGGATTTCATTCAGAAATATATCTTCCCGGGCGGCATGCTGCCCAGCCCAACCGTGCTGCGCCAGCAGGTTGAACGCGCGGGGCTGGTCGTGGACCGCTCGATTGAGTTTGGCAAAAGCTATGACATCACCCTGCGCCGCTGGCACGAAACCTTTAACGCGAAATGGGATCAGATCACCGCGCTTGGCTTTGACGAGCGCTTTCGCCGGATGTGGAATTTTTACCTCACTTCCTGCGCTGCGACATTTGACAGTGGAAATTGCGACGTGACGCAGATTACGGTACGGCGACCTGTGTGA
- a CDS encoding deoxyribodipyrimidine photo-lyase, with protein MSENSPIIMWFRRDLRLSDQPALTAACKTGRPVIPLFIHDDQSKALGAAPKFRLGLALACLGDTLKEKGSRLILRRGDALNVLRDLIEQTGAGAVYWSRLYDPAAIERDTKVKDALKEDGVEACSFAGHLMFEPWTVETKTGSFYKVFTPYWKSVRGRDVAEPLANPSEIAAPEDWPDNDTLDDWQMDAPMQRGRDVVRPYVRLGEAAAQARLGSFIAHIVEGYDESRDIPGEDGTSALSENLSLGEISPAQCWHAGQRAMQEGKRGAETFLKELVWREFAYHLMYHTPRILDQNWREEWQAFPWNEDERRAEVLAWKQGRTGVPFVDAAMRELQVTGRMHNRGRMIVASYLTKHLMCHWRIGQKWFEEHLIDWDPANNAMGWQWTAGSGPDATPFFRIFNPETQLDRFDKGRDYTRRWIAEGRASPSKDALAYFDAIPRRWGLSPDDDYPDPIVDLSEGREQALDAYRNRDF; from the coding sequence GTGAGCGAAAATTCCCCCATTATCATGTGGTTCCGGCGCGATCTGCGGCTGAGCGATCAGCCTGCCTTGACGGCAGCCTGCAAGACGGGCCGCCCGGTGATCCCGCTTTTCATCCATGACGACCAGTCAAAGGCTCTGGGGGCCGCACCGAAGTTTCGGCTGGGGCTGGCTTTGGCCTGTCTGGGCGATACGCTCAAAGAAAAGGGCAGCCGCTTGATCCTGCGCCGCGGGGACGCACTGAACGTTCTGCGCGACCTGATTGAGCAAACTGGGGCAGGGGCGGTCTATTGGAGCCGCCTTTACGATCCTGCCGCGATTGAACGCGATACCAAAGTGAAGGATGCGCTGAAGGAAGATGGGGTCGAGGCCTGCAGCTTTGCCGGTCATCTGATGTTTGAGCCTTGGACGGTCGAGACCAAGACCGGCAGCTTTTACAAGGTGTTCACCCCCTATTGGAAATCCGTGCGGGGCCGCGATGTGGCAGAGCCTTTGGCGAACCCAAGCGAGATTGCCGCGCCCGAAGACTGGCCCGACAACGACACGCTGGACGATTGGCAGATGGACGCCCCGATGCAGCGCGGGCGTGATGTGGTGCGCCCCTATGTCCGTCTGGGAGAGGCCGCCGCGCAGGCGCGGCTGGGATCCTTCATCGCGCATATCGTCGAAGGCTATGATGAAAGCCGCGACATTCCGGGCGAAGATGGCACCTCCGCCCTGTCGGAAAACCTGTCGTTAGGCGAAATTAGCCCGGCGCAATGCTGGCACGCAGGCCAACGGGCGATGCAAGAGGGCAAGCGGGGAGCGGAGACCTTTTTGAAAGAACTCGTATGGCGCGAGTTTGCCTATCATCTGATGTACCACACGCCGCGCATCCTTGATCAAAACTGGCGCGAGGAATGGCAGGCTTTCCCGTGGAACGAGGACGAGCGCCGCGCGGAGGTGCTGGCGTGGAAACAGGGGCGCACCGGCGTGCCCTTCGTCGATGCTGCCATGCGCGAATTGCAGGTGACAGGGCGGATGCACAACCGAGGTCGCATGATCGTGGCGAGTTATCTGACCAAACACCTCATGTGTCACTGGCGGATCGGCCAAAAGTGGTTCGAAGAGCACCTAATCGACTGGGATCCGGCCAACAACGCGATGGGCTGGCAATGGACGGCTGGCTCCGGCCCCGATGCGACGCCGTTCTTCCGCATTTTCAATCCCGAGACCCAGCTTGATCGGTTCGACAAGGGCCGAGACTATACCCGCCGCTGGATCGCCGAGGGCCGGGCAAGCCCGAGCAAGGATGCGCTGGCCTATTTCGATGCCATTCCGCGCCGCTGGGGCCTCAGCCCGGATGACGACTATCCCGACCCGATCGTCGATCTTTCGGAAGGGCGCGAACAGGCGCTGGACGCCTATCGCAATCGTGATTTTTAA
- a CDS encoding aminotransferase class V-fold PLP-dependent enzyme, with the protein MHIDSDWVRAQFPAFAEPSLQGQAFFENAGGSYTCRQVIDRLHRFYTQRKVQPYAPYEASRLGGEEMDEARNRMAAILGVTPEELSFGPSTTQNTYVLAQAFGQMMQPGEAIIVTNQDHEANTGPWRRLAERGIEIREWQIDSETGHLDPADLENLLDEKVRLVCFPHCSNVVGEINPVTEITALAHAAGAFVCVDGVSYAPHGFADVGALGPDIYLFSAYKTFGPHQGVMVIRRALAELLPNQAHHFNGDVLYKRFTPAGPDHAQIAASAGMADYIDAFHAHHIGGSADTTARGVAVHDAMRAQETALLQPLLDAMAARNSVRLIGPGVAEKRAPTVALALDRPGIEMAQALAERGIMAGGGTFYAGRALSAMGVDDSKGVLRLSFTHYTTKDEMDKLLNALDDLL; encoded by the coding sequence ATGCATATTGATTCCGACTGGGTCCGCGCCCAATTCCCCGCCTTCGCCGAGCCGAGCCTTCAGGGGCAGGCATTTTTTGAGAACGCCGGTGGGTCTTACACCTGCCGCCAAGTGATTGACCGGCTGCATCGTTTCTACACCCAGCGAAAGGTGCAGCCCTACGCCCCCTATGAGGCGAGCCGTCTGGGCGGGGAGGAGATGGACGAGGCCCGCAACCGTATGGCCGCGATCCTTGGCGTAACCCCAGAAGAGCTGAGTTTCGGCCCCTCGACCACGCAAAACACCTACGTCTTGGCGCAGGCCTTTGGGCAAATGATGCAGCCCGGTGAGGCGATCATCGTGACCAACCAAGATCACGAAGCCAACACAGGGCCGTGGCGGCGCTTGGCCGAGCGGGGCATCGAAATCCGCGAGTGGCAGATCGACTCGGAGACCGGGCATCTGGACCCGGCGGACCTTGAAAACCTTCTGGACGAAAAGGTCCGACTGGTCTGTTTCCCGCACTGTTCCAACGTGGTGGGAGAGATCAACCCGGTGACCGAGATCACGGCGCTGGCCCATGCCGCTGGCGCCTTCGTCTGCGTTGACGGTGTGTCCTATGCGCCGCACGGCTTTGCCGATGTCGGGGCGTTGGGGCCGGACATTTACCTCTTCTCAGCCTATAAAACCTTTGGGCCGCATCAGGGCGTGATGGTCATTCGCCGCGCGCTGGCAGAGCTATTGCCGAACCAAGCGCATCACTTCAACGGCGATGTGCTGTACAAACGTTTCACCCCGGCGGGGCCGGATCACGCGCAGATCGCTGCCAGTGCGGGCATGGCAGATTATATCGACGCTTTCCACGCTCATCATATCGGCGGCAGCGCCGATACTACAGCGCGCGGTGTCGCTGTGCATGACGCGATGCGCGCGCAGGAGACGGCTTTGCTGCAACCACTGCTTGATGCGATGGCGGCGCGCAATTCGGTGCGACTAATCGGCCCCGGCGTTGCGGAAAAGCGGGCGCCGACGGTGGCACTTGCGCTTGACCGGCCCGGGATCGAGATGGCGCAGGCGCTGGCCGAGCGAGGCATCATGGCGGGTGGCGGCACCTTCTATGCGGGCCGAGCGCTTAGTGCGATGGGGGTGGATGACAGCAAGGGCGTTTTGCGCCTGAGTTTCACCCATTACACCACCAAGGACGAGATGGATAAACTGCTGAATGCACTGGATGATCTGCTCTGA
- a CDS encoding BCCT family transporter codes for MSDTTSHGIPEPEGKADVIDTDYEIGQDNIERQIGPFGLDIHNPVFLISGIAVVIFVFYTIALPDQAAGVFSAMFDFTTKNFDWFLIGAADLVVIFALLLIVTPFGNVRLGGNEAVADYTYLGWFAMLFAAGMGIGLMFYGVSEPLTHFSTSMGETTIENGLRTDWAPLGAATGDEAGSLRLGMAATIYHWGLHPWAIYAIVALALALFTYNKGLPLTIRSAFYPVLGERVWGWPGHIIDIIAVFATLFGLATSLGLGATQANAGLNELFGVPIGTTSEIVLISLITAIALISVLRGLDGGVKVLSEINMGLAALLALFTLIVGPTVFLLTFFWDSLVAYIEYLPALANPFGREDVNFSQGWTAFYWAWWISWSPFVGMFIARVSRGRTVREFIVCVLLIPSLVCVLWMSIFGGTAIHQVLNDGYTGAQDAGLPLQLFKMLDQLPLSSITSFIGIVLVVVFFVTSSDSGSLVIDTITAGGKVDAPVPQRVFWCIFEGAVAIALLIGGGLAALQSMVISTGLLFTLLLLFMCYCIFRGLQDERKIR; via the coding sequence ATGAGCGATACAACTTCGCACGGCATCCCCGAGCCTGAAGGCAAGGCGGACGTGATTGATACCGATTATGAGATCGGTCAAGACAATATCGAACGGCAAATCGGGCCGTTCGGGCTGGATATTCACAATCCGGTCTTTCTGATTTCGGGGATCGCGGTGGTGATCTTTGTCTTCTATACGATTGCTCTGCCAGACCAGGCGGCCGGGGTCTTCTCGGCCATGTTTGATTTCACAACCAAAAATTTCGACTGGTTCCTGATTGGCGCCGCCGATCTGGTGGTGATCTTCGCGCTTTTGCTGATCGTAACGCCTTTCGGCAATGTTCGCCTTGGCGGCAATGAGGCGGTCGCGGATTACACCTATCTGGGCTGGTTCGCGATGCTTTTCGCGGCAGGCATGGGCATCGGCCTGATGTTCTATGGCGTGTCCGAGCCGCTGACGCACTTCTCGACCTCAATGGGCGAGACTACGATTGAAAACGGCCTTCGCACCGACTGGGCGCCATTGGGAGCCGCAACAGGAGACGAAGCCGGGTCGCTGCGCCTTGGCATGGCGGCGACGATCTATCACTGGGGTCTGCACCCTTGGGCGATCTACGCCATCGTCGCGCTGGCGCTGGCGCTTTTCACCTATAACAAAGGTCTGCCGCTGACGATCCGTTCGGCCTTCTATCCGGTATTGGGCGAGCGTGTCTGGGGCTGGCCCGGGCATATCATCGACATCATCGCGGTCTTTGCAACGCTCTTTGGTCTGGCAACATCGCTGGGTCTGGGTGCGACACAGGCGAATGCAGGCTTGAACGAGTTGTTCGGTGTGCCGATTGGCACCACATCTGAGATTGTGCTGATTTCGCTGATCACTGCTATTGCGCTAATTTCGGTTCTGCGCGGCCTTGATGGTGGTGTGAAGGTGCTGAGTGAGATCAACATGGGGTTGGCGGCATTGCTGGCGCTCTTTACGCTGATCGTCGGGCCGACAGTGTTCCTGCTGACGTTCTTCTGGGACTCACTGGTGGCCTACATTGAGTATCTGCCTGCACTGGCAAATCCCTTTGGCCGTGAAGACGTGAACTTCTCTCAAGGTTGGACCGCGTTCTATTGGGCGTGGTGGATCAGCTGGTCACCCTTCGTTGGCATGTTCATCGCCCGCGTCAGCCGCGGCCGCACCGTGCGCGAATTCATCGTTTGCGTTCTGTTGATCCCTTCGCTGGTCTGCGTGCTTTGGATGTCGATCTTCGGCGGCACTGCGATCCATCAGGTGCTGAACGACGGCTATACTGGCGCACAGGATGCTGGCTTGCCGCTGCAGCTCTTTAAGATGCTGGATCAACTGCCGCTCTCATCAATCACTTCGTTCATCGGCATCGTGCTGGTGGTGGTGTTCTTTGTCACCTCGTCCGACTCCGGCTCGTTGGTCATCGACACGATCACTGCAGGCGGCAAGGTCGATGCGCCAGTGCCGCAGCGGGTGTTCTGGTGCATCTTTGAAGGTGCCGTGGCCATCGCCTTGCTGATCGGCGGCGGCTTGGCGGCGCTGCAGTCCATGGTGATCTCCACCGGGTTGCTGTTTACGCTGCTCTTGCTGTTCATGTGCTACTGCATCTTCCGCGGTCTGCAGGATGAGCGGAAAATCCGCTAA
- a CDS encoding HIT family protein codes for MADYDDDNIFAKILRKEIPSFKVYEDDKTYCFMDIMPRAEGHCLVIPKSPCRNMLDASATQLADCMATVQKVANGCLRAFGADGITVQQFNEAAGGQEVFHLHYHILPRHAGDSLRPPGVQGDMDRIREQADAIAAALGTG; via the coding sequence ATGGCCGACTATGACGACGACAATATCTTCGCCAAGATCCTGCGCAAAGAAATTCCAAGCTTCAAGGTCTATGAAGACGACAAGACCTATTGCTTTATGGACATCATGCCGCGCGCTGAAGGGCATTGTCTGGTGATCCCCAAGTCGCCCTGTCGCAACATGCTTGATGCCAGCGCCACTCAGTTGGCCGATTGCATGGCCACGGTCCAAAAGGTCGCCAATGGCTGTCTACGGGCCTTTGGCGCGGATGGGATTACCGTTCAGCAGTTCAACGAAGCTGCGGGCGGGCAGGAGGTCTTCCACCTGCATTACCACATCTTGCCCCGTCATGCGGGCGATAGTCTGCGTCCGCCGGGGGTGCAGGGTGACATGGACCGGATCCGCGAACAGGCCGATGCGATTGCAGCCGCGCTCGGGACAGGGTAA
- the acuI gene encoding acryloyl-CoA reductase — MSFNALIVNKDDEGKTHAEVTQITEDQLPDAEVTVAVEYSTVNYKDGLCIGPGGGLVRNYPHVPGIDFAGTVETSSDDRYKAGDKVVLTGWRVGEAHWGGYSQKARVKADWLVPLPEGLDTRQAMAVGTAGFTAMLAVMALEDHGIKNGPVLVTGAAGGVGSVATAILANLGYEVAGVTGRPETEDYLKILGASRIVARDEINETVKRPLEGETWGGCIDAVGGAMLARVLGQMEYGASVAAVGLAGGAALPATVIPFLLRGVNLLGIDSVMQPYDNRLRAWERVAKDLPMEKLDAMIHPATLSDLPKLGADILKGQVKGRVVVDVNA, encoded by the coding sequence ATGAGCTTTAATGCATTGATTGTGAACAAAGACGACGAAGGCAAGACCCACGCCGAGGTTACCCAAATCACCGAAGATCAACTGCCCGACGCCGAGGTAACGGTCGCGGTCGAGTATTCCACCGTGAACTACAAAGACGGTCTTTGCATCGGACCGGGCGGCGGTTTGGTTCGGAACTATCCGCATGTGCCGGGGATCGATTTCGCTGGCACAGTCGAGACCTCAAGTGACGACCGCTACAAGGCCGGTGACAAGGTCGTGCTGACTGGCTGGCGCGTGGGAGAGGCGCATTGGGGCGGATACTCCCAGAAAGCGCGGGTTAAGGCCGATTGGCTGGTGCCACTGCCCGAGGGGCTCGACACACGGCAGGCGATGGCCGTGGGCACTGCGGGTTTTACCGCGATGCTGGCAGTGATGGCACTGGAGGACCACGGGATCAAGAATGGGCCAGTTCTGGTCACAGGCGCTGCGGGCGGCGTCGGCTCGGTCGCAACTGCGATCCTTGCCAATCTCGGCTATGAGGTGGCAGGAGTCACCGGCCGGCCCGAGACCGAGGACTACCTAAAAATCCTTGGTGCCAGCCGGATAGTAGCCCGCGATGAGATCAATGAGACAGTCAAGCGCCCGCTGGAAGGCGAGACTTGGGGCGGCTGTATCGACGCTGTGGGCGGCGCGATGCTGGCCCGTGTGCTGGGGCAGATGGAATATGGTGCGAGCGTCGCGGCCGTGGGCCTTGCAGGCGGAGCAGCGTTGCCTGCCACAGTGATCCCATTCCTGCTGCGTGGCGTGAACCTTTTGGGCATCGACAGCGTAATGCAGCCCTATGACAACCGTCTGCGCGCATGGGAGCGGGTGGCCAAAGACTTGCCGATGGAGAAGCTTGACGCGATGATCCACCCCGCGACCCTCAGCGATCTGCCCAAACTCGGCGCGGATATCCTGAAAGGTCAGGTCAAAGGCCGTGTGGTTGTCGATGTAAACGCCTGA
- a CDS encoding DinB family protein has protein sequence MITPGYAQEMARYNAWQNRQLISVVKVMHEDALTQDRGAFFGSILRTLNHLLWCDQIWLSRFDPAFPRPEGRDTELCPTGAAWCSARQECDADISSWAGNLHQDALDTDLAWHSGILQRDVSTPLARTVVHFFNHQTHHRGQVHAMLTSAGQDAPVTDLILMPEDG, from the coding sequence GTGATTACCCCCGGTTACGCCCAAGAGATGGCCCGATACAACGCGTGGCAAAACAGGCAGTTAATAAGCGTTGTTAAGGTAATGCATGAGGATGCGTTAACGCAGGATCGCGGGGCTTTTTTTGGCTCGATTCTCAGAACCCTGAACCATCTTCTTTGGTGCGACCAAATCTGGTTGTCCCGTTTTGATCCGGCCTTCCCGAGGCCGGAAGGGCGGGACACCGAACTCTGTCCCACAGGTGCCGCTTGGTGCTCTGCGCGGCAAGAGTGCGACGCGGATATTTCGAGCTGGGCCGGGAACCTCCATCAGGATGCTTTGGATACCGATTTAGCGTGGCATTCCGGGATCTTGCAGCGTGATGTTAGCACCCCTTTGGCGCGAACTGTGGTGCATTTCTTTAACCACCAAACCCATCATCGGGGGCAGGTGCATGCCATGCTGACGAGCGCCGGGCAAGACGCGCCGGTGACCGATTTGATCTTGATGCCGGAGGATGGCTGA
- a CDS encoding DUF1326 domain-containing protein, which translates to MPNREMTPADWAVKGELFLNCSCDVFCPCVVSLGAHLPTEGHCHAWMGIVIDEGHFEGEDLAGLNVGLLVDIPGRMGEGNWKVAAYVDDRANEAAYDGLLKIFSGAAGGTTGLFTMLVSEIIGAERAPVEIIRDGNRRVINIGRKINGEIELLAGAVPGEPVTITNSKYWMGPNIVAARGVKSKVRDYGRVWDFGGKSAEVCAIDWQGTK; encoded by the coding sequence ATGCCAAACAGAGAGATGACACCCGCCGATTGGGCCGTAAAAGGCGAGCTTTTCCTCAATTGCTCCTGCGACGTTTTCTGCCCCTGCGTGGTCAGCCTCGGCGCGCATCTGCCGACCGAAGGCCACTGTCACGCCTGGATGGGCATTGTGATCGACGAAGGCCATTTTGAGGGCGAAGATTTGGCGGGGCTGAACGTTGGCCTGTTGGTCGATATCCCGGGACGCATGGGCGAAGGCAACTGGAAGGTGGCTGCCTATGTCGATGATCGTGCAAACGAGGCGGCCTATGACGGTTTGTTGAAAATCTTCAGCGGTGCCGCGGGCGGGACCACGGGGCTGTTTACGATGCTGGTGAGCGAGATCATCGGTGCGGAGCGTGCCCCGGTCGAGATCATCCGCGACGGCAATCGCCGTGTCATCAACATTGGCCGCAAGATCAACGGAGAGATCGAACTCCTTGCAGGGGCCGTGCCGGGCGAGCCAGTGACGATCACCAACTCCAAGTACTGGATGGGCCCCAATATCGTTGCCGCGCGCGGCGTGAAGTCCAAAGTGCGCGATTACGGACGGGTTTGGGATTTCGGCGGAAAATCCGCTGAGGTCTGCGCGATTGACTGGCAGGGTACCAAGTGA
- a CDS encoding DUF2182 domain-containing protein, with protein sequence MSAMVRSTMWLGFFALILAAWWMMYAMATQMDVDLLGRPGAMGERMRQMDPGMDMYMPMARFFPLLVMWGAMMAAMMVPTMVPTLRAYEDLMTSANGTRIGWAAVLAGYITVWLAFAAGIAGLQLLLLHGGIIDMLGIAKSRWTAAALLLAVGLFQFTRAKEVCHGVCHSPMMYFMGHWRPGAAGGFRMGLGLGVFCAGCCWGFMVLGFAGGVMNLAWMGLATLFMIVEKLPQIGHYVTKPMGFALILGAGVVAGWPMITGG encoded by the coding sequence ATGTCTGCAATGGTACGGTCTACAATGTGGCTTGGGTTTTTCGCCCTGATATTGGCCGCTTGGTGGATGATGTATGCCATGGCGACGCAGATGGACGTTGACCTGCTGGGACGCCCTGGTGCTATGGGCGAACGGATGCGGCAGATGGATCCGGGCATGGATATGTATATGCCCATGGCGCGGTTCTTTCCGCTGTTAGTGATGTGGGGCGCGATGATGGCGGCGATGATGGTGCCGACCATGGTGCCCACGCTGCGGGCTTACGAAGACCTGATGACCTCGGCCAATGGCACCCGCATCGGTTGGGCTGCCGTGCTTGCGGGCTACATTACCGTCTGGCTCGCATTCGCCGCGGGGATCGCGGGGCTGCAACTGTTGCTCTTACATGGCGGGATCATCGATATGCTGGGCATCGCCAAATCCCGCTGGACCGCAGCGGCGCTGCTGCTTGCCGTGGGCCTGTTTCAATTCACCCGCGCAAAGGAGGTCTGCCACGGCGTGTGCCACTCCCCAATGATGTATTTCATGGGCCATTGGCGACCCGGCGCCGCGGGCGGCTTTCGCATGGGGCTGGGCCTCGGCGTCTTTTGCGCAGGCTGCTGCTGGGGCTTTATGGTGCTGGGTTTCGCAGGCGGGGTGATGAACCTTGCCTGGATGGGACTGGCGACGCTTTTCATGATTGTCGAAAAGCTACCCCAAATCGGACATTACGTAACAAAACCAATGGGTTTCGCCCTGATCCTCGGCGCAGGCGTCGTGGCGGGTTGGCCCATGATAACAGGAGGATAA
- a CDS encoding FadR/GntR family transcriptional regulator, protein MKIDPSNPADLSAQIATAIRDAIIGGRLIVDQRLPSEAELAEQFEVSRPTVREALKRLAAQSLIRTQRGATGGAFVNRLSFPDAYDQQITTSTLLLSMNAVSFETACEARYALERACAPLSAERRTADHLATMRAEIHRQAQPGLTDEAFCASDVAFHRALVDGAGNPVLSYQLAGAVEAMQPLMNMITFTARDRARIVALHEAIADAAEARNGLAVTAGLSALEAETQQLAQSVFAARAAREAGKAKSQG, encoded by the coding sequence ATGAAAATCGACCCGAGCAACCCTGCCGACTTGTCGGCGCAGATCGCTACTGCCATCCGTGATGCCATCATCGGCGGGCGGCTGATCGTGGACCAGCGTTTGCCGTCCGAGGCGGAATTGGCGGAGCAGTTCGAGGTCTCGCGCCCCACGGTGCGCGAGGCGCTGAAACGGCTCGCTGCGCAATCGCTGATCCGCACGCAGCGTGGGGCCACTGGTGGCGCGTTTGTGAACCGTCTGAGCTTTCCCGATGCCTATGACCAGCAGATCACCACCTCTACCTTACTGTTGTCGATGAATGCGGTGAGTTTCGAGACCGCTTGCGAGGCGCGCTATGCGCTTGAGCGGGCCTGCGCTCCCCTTTCGGCAGAGCGGCGCACCGCTGATCATCTTGCCACAATGCGCGCTGAGATTCATCGACAAGCGCAGCCGGGGCTGACAGATGAGGCCTTTTGCGCCTCTGACGTGGCCTTTCACCGCGCGCTGGTGGATGGCGCGGGCAATCCGGTGCTGAGCTACCAACTCGCCGGTGCCGTTGAAGCCATGCAGCCTTTGATGAATATGATCACCTTCACCGCGCGAGATCGTGCGCGTATCGTCGCGCTGCACGAGGCAATCGCCGATGCGGCAGAGGCGCGCAACGGTCTGGCCGTGACGGCGGGGTTGAGCGCTTTGGAAGCGGAAACCCAACAGTTAGCACAGAGTGTATTCGCCGCGCGGGCCGCACGGGAGGCTGGAAAGGCGAAGTCTCAGGGCTGA